In the genome of Phacochoerus africanus isolate WHEZ1 chromosome 10, ROS_Pafr_v1, whole genome shotgun sequence, one region contains:
- the PRR27 gene encoding proline-rich protein 27 — protein MKLLLWAYLMYVASAKDHKDIHGRRYPINPSLDIIYPMPESEFTPPVSPPRKNLPHYPGNPDPDTGIPPYAWILGAPGAPLYRIPNFPMPSWLSRHPPPGGAFGHVPSSSRTRGPFLPDEKVIPTAAELYIAMPLAPPTTPPPTIPDLALPAVTEPDEAEPAAAPLRP, from the exons ATGAAGCTTCTGCTTTGGGCCTACCTCATGTATGTTGCTTCTGCAAAG GATCACAAAGACATTCATGGCCGTCGCTACCCAATTAACCCATCTCTGGATATTATTTACCCCATGCCAGAAAGTGAATTCACCCCTCCCGTCTCTCCTCCAAGGAAGAATCTCCCCCATTACCCTGGGAATCCTGACCCTGATACAGGGATCCCTCCTTATGCCTGGATCCTCGGTGCTCCTGGAGCCCCCCTCTACCGCATTCCTAATTTTCCCATGCCTTCTTGGTTGTCGCGTCATCCTCCTCCTGGTGGGGCTTTCGGCCATGTCCCTTCCTCCAGCAGAACCAGGGGGCCTTTTCTCCCAGATGAAAAGGTTATACCTACCGCAGCTGAACTCTACATAGCTATGCCTCTTGCCCCTCCTACTACACCCCCACCCACTATCCCAGACCTGGCTCTGCCTGCTGTGACTGAGCCTGATGAAGCTGAACCTGCAGCTGCACCCCTGCGGCCCTAG